A single window of Mycolicibacterium aurum DNA harbors:
- a CDS encoding BCCT family transporter, producing the protein MADISERKVTAVPAAEPADSAGEPPPHPVLDIPVEEEKISRSRGMDWVVFGVTAVIAIAFLVWGFSSTETLASASSAALTWVMDKTGWLFALTSTGFVVFVLYLALGRYGTIPLGRDGEEPEFNGVSWVAMMFSAGMGIGLMFYGVAEPLSHFATPPPGTGPEGNPEAVQTALATTLFHWTLHPWAIYCVVGLAIAYGVYRKGRLQLISAAFEPLIGARAHGPLGKVIDMLAIFATLFGSAASLGLGALQIRSGLQIVAGIGETGNAILVIIIAVLTAAFVLSAVSGIARGIQWLSNINMVLALALALFVFVVGPTVFILNLLPTALGSYFADLSMMSARTGAEGADVNTWLQSWTIFYWAWWVSWTPFVGMFIARISRGRTIRQFVGGVLLVPSVVSLVWFAVFGGAAINVQQNGTDLAGEGGVEAQLFSLLDQYPIATVASVVVMILVAIFFVSGADAASIVMGSLSQRGTIEPSRGTVVFWGAATGSVAAVMLLVGGSDALTGLQTITIIAALPFLLVMVALAVSLLKDLRRDPKVVRRRYAAEVVDSAVISGVTQHGDDFILSIEKDPDADHHASPSQPR; encoded by the coding sequence ATGGCTGACATCTCTGAGCGCAAAGTGACCGCTGTCCCCGCCGCCGAACCGGCAGATTCGGCGGGCGAGCCGCCGCCGCACCCGGTGCTCGACATCCCGGTCGAAGAGGAGAAGATCAGCCGCTCCCGTGGCATGGACTGGGTGGTGTTCGGGGTTACCGCCGTCATCGCCATCGCATTCCTGGTCTGGGGTTTCAGCAGCACCGAGACGCTGGCCAGCGCCTCCAGCGCCGCGCTCACCTGGGTGATGGACAAGACGGGCTGGCTGTTCGCACTCACCAGCACCGGGTTCGTCGTCTTCGTGCTCTACCTGGCACTCGGCCGCTACGGCACCATCCCGTTGGGCCGCGACGGCGAGGAGCCGGAGTTCAACGGCGTGTCCTGGGTGGCCATGATGTTCAGTGCCGGCATGGGCATCGGTCTGATGTTCTACGGCGTCGCCGAACCGCTGTCGCACTTCGCCACCCCGCCGCCCGGCACCGGCCCCGAGGGCAACCCCGAAGCGGTGCAGACCGCGCTGGCCACGACGCTGTTCCACTGGACTCTGCACCCGTGGGCGATCTACTGCGTGGTGGGCCTGGCGATCGCGTACGGCGTGTACCGGAAGGGCCGGCTGCAGCTGATCAGCGCGGCGTTCGAACCTCTCATCGGTGCCCGCGCGCACGGGCCGCTGGGCAAGGTCATCGACATGCTGGCGATCTTCGCCACGCTGTTCGGTTCGGCGGCGTCGCTCGGCCTGGGCGCTCTGCAGATCCGCAGTGGGTTGCAGATCGTCGCAGGCATCGGCGAGACGGGCAACGCGATCCTGGTGATCATCATCGCCGTGCTGACGGCGGCCTTCGTGCTGTCCGCGGTGTCCGGGATCGCGCGCGGCATCCAGTGGTTGTCCAACATCAACATGGTGCTGGCCTTGGCACTTGCGCTGTTCGTGTTCGTCGTCGGCCCAACGGTTTTCATCCTGAACCTGCTCCCGACCGCACTGGGCAGCTACTTCGCCGACCTCAGCATGATGTCGGCACGAACGGGTGCCGAAGGTGCCGACGTCAACACGTGGCTGCAGTCGTGGACGATCTTCTACTGGGCGTGGTGGGTGTCGTGGACGCCGTTCGTCGGCATGTTCATCGCGCGGATCTCGCGCGGGCGCACCATCCGGCAGTTCGTCGGCGGAGTGCTGCTGGTCCCCAGCGTCGTGTCGCTGGTGTGGTTCGCGGTGTTCGGCGGCGCGGCCATCAACGTCCAGCAGAACGGCACCGACCTCGCCGGTGAGGGCGGCGTCGAGGCGCAGCTGTTTTCGCTGCTCGACCAGTACCCGATCGCGACGGTCGCCAGCGTGGTCGTGATGATCCTGGTGGCGATCTTCTTCGTCTCCGGCGCCGACGCCGCCTCGATCGTCATGGGATCGCTGTCCCAGCGGGGCACCATCGAACCGAGCCGGGGCACGGTCGTGTTCTGGGGAGCGGCGACCGGCTCGGTGGCCGCGGTCATGCTTCTGGTGGGCGGCTCGGACGCGTTGACCGGGTTGCAGACGATCACGATCATCGCCGCGCTGCCTTTCCTTCTGGTGATGGTCGCACTGGCGGTGTCTCTGCTGAAGGATCTACGCCGCGACCCGAAGGTGGTGCGCCGCCGGTATGCCGCCGAGGTGGTCGACAGCGCGGTCATCTCGGGCGTCACCCAGCACGGCGACGACTTCATCCTCTCGATCGAGAAGGACCCCGACGCCGACCACCACGCATCGCCGTCGCAGCCGCGCTGA
- the ppk2 gene encoding polyphosphate kinase 2: MAKKKAAKSALARDVYDAELFRLQTELVKLQEWVRVTGARVVIVFEGRDAAGKGGTIKRITQYLSPRVARIAALPAPSDRERGQWYYQRYIEHLPAKGEIVLFDRSWYNRAGVEKVMGFCTPAEHALFLRQTPIFEQMLIEDGVILRKYWFSVSDDEQLRRFRSRLKDPVRQWKLSPMDLESVYRWEDYSRAKDQMMVHTDTPLSPWFVVESDVKKHARLNMIAHLLSTIDYYDVDTPKVKLPKRPVLSGDYVRPPRELSTYVDDHVATLIGDTD, translated from the coding sequence GTGGCCAAGAAGAAAGCGGCGAAGAGCGCGCTCGCCAGGGACGTCTACGACGCTGAACTGTTCCGTCTGCAAACGGAACTGGTGAAACTTCAGGAGTGGGTCCGGGTCACCGGCGCGCGGGTGGTGATCGTGTTCGAAGGTCGTGACGCCGCGGGCAAGGGCGGGACCATCAAACGGATCACCCAGTACCTGAGCCCGCGGGTCGCCCGGATCGCGGCGTTGCCCGCCCCGTCGGATCGTGAACGGGGACAATGGTATTACCAGCGCTACATCGAGCACCTTCCTGCCAAAGGGGAGATCGTGCTGTTCGACCGGTCCTGGTACAACCGGGCCGGCGTGGAGAAGGTGATGGGGTTCTGCACCCCGGCCGAACACGCGCTGTTCCTGCGGCAGACGCCGATCTTCGAGCAGATGCTGATCGAGGACGGGGTGATCCTGCGCAAGTACTGGTTCTCGGTGTCCGACGACGAGCAGTTGCGCCGCTTCCGCTCCCGGCTCAAGGATCCGGTCCGGCAGTGGAAGCTCTCTCCGATGGACCTCGAATCGGTGTACCGGTGGGAGGACTACTCGCGGGCCAAGGATCAGATGATGGTGCACACCGACACCCCGTTGAGTCCCTGGTTCGTCGTGGAGTCCGACGTCAAGAAGCATGCGCGGCTCAACATGATCGCGCACCTACTGTCGACCATCGACTACTACGACGTCGACACCCCGAAAGTGAAGCTGCCCAAGCGGCCGGTTCTATCCGGTGACTATGTGCGTCCGCCGCGGGAACTGTCCACCTATGTCGACGATCACGTCGCGACGTTGATCGGTGACACCGACTGA
- a CDS encoding DUF6912 family protein, with the protein MLQRLVADGSLRPVNGTAFAVTPTLREAYAEGDEDELADVALREAAMASLRLLGNEDTEGLPPRRVVVEADAGDGVDGADGVKLRPDLDDAVVRVAGGIALDRVIAAYVDNAAAESAVLAAVEVIDAADLGDEDAELTVGDAQDHDLAWYAPQELPFLLDLL; encoded by the coding sequence ATGCTGCAGCGGTTGGTCGCTGACGGATCGCTGCGTCCCGTCAACGGGACGGCGTTCGCGGTGACGCCCACGCTGCGGGAGGCCTACGCCGAGGGCGACGAGGACGAACTCGCCGATGTCGCACTGCGGGAGGCGGCGATGGCGTCGCTGCGGCTGCTCGGGAACGAGGACACCGAAGGGCTGCCGCCGCGCCGGGTCGTGGTGGAGGCCGACGCAGGTGACGGAGTCGACGGAGCCGACGGGGTGAAGCTGCGTCCCGACCTCGATGACGCCGTGGTGCGGGTGGCAGGCGGCATCGCGCTGGACCGGGTGATCGCCGCTTACGTCGACAATGCGGCCGCCGAGTCCGCGGTGCTGGCCGCGGTCGAGGTGATCGATGCCGCCGATCTGGGCGACGAGGACGCGGAACTCACGGTCGGAGACGCCCAGGACCATGACCTCGCGTGGTACGCCCCACAAGAGCTGCCATTTCTTCTCGACCTGCTCTGA
- a CDS encoding ferredoxin reductase: protein MAKNTVKNTAKVADTVRPTIAGAKERPGWHALRTLAGRITTPLLPDDYLKLANPLWSARELRGRVLEVRRETVDSATLVIKPGWGFSFDYQAGQYVGIGLLVEGRWRWRSYSLTSPPSEHRSLNRGSRTITITVKAMAEGFLSTHLVGGVEPGTIVRLAAPQGNFVMPDPAPAKVLFLTAGSGITPVMSMLRTLVRRGQLGDVVHVHSAPTEADVMFAAELAELEHRHEGYRLQLRATRTQGRLDLDSLDETVPDWRERQTWACGPESMLDAAEHTWTAAKLGERLHLERFAVSRAAVHGSGGTVKFARSGKVAEVDGATPLMDAGEAAGIQMPFGCRMGICQSCVVGLVEGHVRDLRTGVEHEPGTRVQTCVSAASGDCVLDV, encoded by the coding sequence ATGGCCAAGAACACCGTCAAGAACACGGCCAAGGTCGCCGACACCGTCAGGCCGACCATCGCCGGCGCCAAAGAGCGGCCGGGCTGGCACGCGCTGCGCACCCTCGCGGGCCGGATCACCACTCCGCTGCTGCCCGACGACTACCTCAAACTGGCCAACCCACTGTGGTCGGCGCGGGAACTGCGCGGGCGCGTCCTCGAGGTGCGGCGCGAGACCGTCGACTCGGCCACGCTGGTCATCAAGCCCGGCTGGGGCTTCTCCTTCGACTATCAGGCGGGCCAGTACGTCGGCATCGGTCTGCTCGTCGAGGGGCGCTGGCGCTGGCGGTCGTACTCACTGACCAGTCCTCCCAGCGAGCACCGGTCCCTCAACAGGGGGTCGCGGACCATCACCATCACCGTCAAAGCCATGGCGGAGGGGTTCCTGTCCACGCACCTGGTCGGCGGCGTCGAGCCCGGAACGATCGTCAGACTGGCTGCGCCGCAAGGAAACTTCGTGATGCCCGACCCGGCGCCGGCGAAGGTGCTGTTCCTCACCGCAGGTTCGGGTATCACGCCGGTGATGTCGATGCTCCGCACGCTGGTCCGGCGCGGGCAACTCGGCGATGTGGTCCATGTGCACTCCGCGCCGACGGAAGCCGACGTGATGTTCGCCGCGGAACTCGCCGAGTTGGAGCATCGCCACGAGGGGTACCGGTTGCAGCTGCGGGCCACCCGGACTCAGGGCCGGCTGGACCTCGATTCACTCGACGAGACGGTGCCGGACTGGCGGGAGCGACAGACCTGGGCCTGCGGCCCGGAGTCGATGCTGGACGCCGCGGAGCACACGTGGACAGCCGCCAAGCTCGGCGAACGACTGCACCTGGAACGGTTCGCCGTGTCGCGAGCTGCGGTGCACGGCAGCGGCGGCACAGTCAAATTCGCCCGCTCGGGCAAGGTGGCCGAGGTCGACGGCGCCACTCCGTTGATGGACGCGGGCGAGGCGGCGGGCATTCAGATGCCGTTCGGCTGCCGGATGGGCATCTGTCAGTCGTGCGTGGTCGGCTTGGTGGAAGGACACGTGCGCGACCTTCGGACCGGCGTCGAACACGAGCCGGGAACGAGGGTGCAGACCTGCGTCTCGGCAGCGTCGGGCGACTGCGTGCTGGACGTTTAA
- a CDS encoding fatty acid desaturase family protein translates to MAITDVPEFTHLTEADIENLGRELDAIRQDIEDSRGARDARYIRRTIAAQRALEVAGRLLLAGSSKRKFWWAGTATLGVAKIIENMEIGHNVMHGQWDWMNDPEIHSSTWEWDMSGASKHWRFTHNFMHHKYTNILGMDDDVGYGVIRVTRDQKWKPFNLSNLFFNTLLAVGFEWGVGLQHLELGKISKGRDDRKATMGRVKEFGIKAGHQVAKDYVAWPALTALSPGASFTSTMKANAVANVIRNVWANAVIFCGHFPDGAEKFTKTDMVGESKGQWYLRQMLGSANFDNGPLLRFMSGNLCYQIEHHLFPDLPSNRYHEISFRIREICDKYDLPYTTGNFAVQYGKSWRTIAKLSLPDRFLTDTRDDAPETRSERMFDGLDPSERRGLKSAIAAVRSRRRAKQSQKALKKADRREDLAA, encoded by the coding sequence ATGGCGATCACTGACGTTCCCGAATTTACGCATTTGACCGAAGCGGACATCGAGAACCTGGGACGCGAGCTGGATGCGATCCGCCAGGACATCGAAGACTCCCGCGGAGCGCGCGACGCGCGCTACATCCGCCGCACCATTGCCGCGCAGCGCGCGCTGGAGGTAGCCGGTCGGCTCCTGCTGGCGGGCAGCTCGAAGCGCAAGTTCTGGTGGGCGGGCACCGCGACGCTGGGCGTGGCCAAGATCATCGAAAACATGGAGATCGGCCACAACGTCATGCACGGCCAGTGGGACTGGATGAACGACCCCGAGATTCATTCCTCGACGTGGGAATGGGACATGAGCGGCGCGTCCAAGCACTGGCGGTTCACTCACAACTTCATGCACCACAAGTACACCAACATCCTCGGCATGGACGACGACGTGGGCTACGGCGTCATCCGCGTCACCCGCGACCAGAAATGGAAGCCGTTCAACCTCAGCAATCTGTTCTTCAACACCTTGCTGGCGGTCGGCTTCGAGTGGGGCGTCGGACTGCAGCACCTGGAGCTCGGCAAGATCTCCAAGGGCCGCGACGACCGCAAGGCCACGATGGGCCGCGTCAAGGAGTTCGGCATCAAGGCCGGGCACCAGGTGGCCAAGGACTACGTGGCGTGGCCGGCTCTGACGGCGTTGTCCCCGGGCGCCTCGTTCACGTCGACGATGAAGGCCAACGCGGTCGCGAACGTCATCCGCAACGTGTGGGCCAACGCCGTGATCTTCTGCGGTCACTTCCCGGACGGCGCGGAGAAGTTCACCAAGACCGACATGGTCGGTGAGAGCAAGGGCCAGTGGTACCTGCGTCAGATGCTCGGCAGCGCCAACTTCGACAACGGTCCGCTGCTGCGCTTCATGAGCGGCAACCTGTGCTACCAGATCGAGCACCACCTGTTTCCGGATCTGCCCAGCAATCGCTATCACGAGATCTCGTTCCGGATCCGGGAGATCTGCGACAAATACGACCTGCCCTACACCACAGGCAATTTCGCTGTGCAGTACGGCAAGTCGTGGCGGACCATCGCCAAGTTGTCGCTGCCGGACCGCTTCCTCACCGACACCCGCGACGATGCGCCCGAAACGCGCAGCGAGCGGATGTTCGACGGGTTGGACCCGTCCGAACGGCGTGGCCTCAAGTCGGCCATCGCCGCGGTGCGGTCGCGTCGTCGCGCCAAGCAGAGCCAGAAGGCCCTCAAGAAGGCCGACCGGCGCGAAGACCTGGCTGCCTGA
- a CDS encoding aldo/keto reductase, translated as MTQVPAIELNDGSTIPQLGFGVFQIEPDETADAVKTALDIGYRHIDTAEMYQNEKGVGQGVRDSGVDRAQVYVTSKLNNGFHKPDDARRAFDDTLTALNFDYVDLFLIHWPLPTLYDGDYVSTWKVLEEFKKDGRARSIGVSNFQVPHLQRLADETGTVPAVNQIEVHPYFSNDEVREYGRQHGIATEAWSPIAQGKVLDDPVITRIAEAAGKSPAQVVLRWHIQRGDIVFPKSVTLQRIKDNFALFDFELGDDDVAAISALDKGEDGRTGPNPDTFDYIPD; from the coding sequence TTGACACAAGTACCCGCCATCGAATTGAACGACGGCAGCACCATTCCACAGTTGGGCTTCGGTGTTTTCCAGATCGAACCCGACGAGACCGCCGATGCGGTCAAGACAGCCCTGGACATCGGATACCGCCATATCGACACGGCGGAGATGTATCAGAACGAGAAGGGTGTGGGGCAAGGCGTTCGTGACTCCGGCGTCGACCGCGCGCAGGTGTACGTGACGAGCAAGCTGAACAACGGCTTCCACAAGCCCGATGACGCCCGCCGGGCCTTCGACGACACCCTCACGGCCTTGAACTTCGACTATGTGGATCTTTTCCTGATCCACTGGCCGTTGCCCACGCTCTACGACGGCGACTACGTGTCGACGTGGAAGGTCCTGGAGGAGTTCAAGAAAGACGGCCGCGCCCGCAGCATCGGCGTGTCCAACTTTCAGGTGCCGCACCTGCAGCGGTTGGCCGATGAGACCGGCACGGTGCCTGCGGTGAACCAGATCGAGGTGCATCCGTACTTCAGCAATGACGAGGTGCGCGAGTACGGCCGCCAGCACGGCATCGCGACGGAGGCCTGGTCGCCGATCGCACAGGGCAAGGTGCTCGACGACCCCGTGATCACCCGCATCGCCGAGGCCGCCGGGAAGTCACCGGCACAGGTGGTGCTGCGCTGGCACATCCAGCGTGGCGACATCGTCTTCCCGAAATCGGTGACGCTGCAGCGCATCAAGGACAACTTCGCGCTGTTCGACTTCGAGCTCGGCGACGACGACGTAGCCGCGATCTCCGCCCTCGACAAGGGCGAGGACGGACGCACCGGGCCGAACCCGGACACGTTCGACTACATCCCCGACTGA
- the rsgA gene encoding ribosome small subunit-dependent GTPase A, producing MSPREYDETDVRVRPGRGSRPRTKIRPEHLDAQRGMVVTVDRGRWGCVLGRDPDRPVTAMRARELGRTPIVVGDDVDIVGDLSGRTDTLARIVRRGERRTVLRRTADDTDPAERVFVANADQLLIVIALADPPPRSGLVERALIAAYAGGLVPILCLTKTDLASAEEFTAQFSDLDLTIVVAGRNDPLDEVEALLANKVTAMLGHSGVGKSTLVNRLVPEAHRPTGSVTDVGRGRHTSTQSLALPLKFGGWVIDTPGIRSFGLAHIAPDDVVAAFSDLADAIEDCPRGCGHMGPPADPECALDTLSGAAQSRVQAARRLLGALREA from the coding sequence TTGAGCCCACGCGAGTACGACGAGACCGATGTCCGGGTGCGTCCCGGGCGCGGCTCGCGGCCGCGGACCAAGATCCGCCCCGAGCACCTCGACGCTCAGCGGGGCATGGTCGTCACGGTCGACCGCGGCCGGTGGGGCTGCGTGCTGGGCCGCGACCCCGACCGCCCGGTCACCGCGATGCGCGCCCGCGAACTGGGCCGCACCCCGATCGTCGTCGGCGACGACGTCGACATCGTCGGTGACCTGTCCGGCCGGACCGACACCCTGGCACGCATCGTCCGGCGCGGTGAGCGCCGAACGGTGTTGCGCCGCACCGCTGATGACACCGACCCGGCGGAACGCGTCTTCGTCGCCAACGCCGACCAGTTGCTCATCGTCATCGCGCTGGCCGATCCCCCGCCGCGGTCCGGTCTGGTCGAGCGGGCGCTGATCGCGGCATACGCCGGAGGTCTGGTGCCGATCCTGTGCCTGACCAAGACGGACCTGGCCTCGGCGGAGGAGTTCACTGCTCAGTTCAGCGACCTCGACCTGACCATCGTCGTCGCCGGGCGCAACGATCCGCTGGACGAAGTGGAAGCTCTGCTGGCCAACAAGGTCACCGCGATGCTGGGGCACTCCGGGGTGGGGAAATCAACCCTGGTGAATCGCCTTGTCCCCGAGGCGCATCGGCCCACCGGCTCGGTGACCGATGTCGGCAGGGGTAGGCACACCTCCACGCAGTCACTGGCACTGCCGCTGAAGTTCGGTGGCTGGGTGATCGACACGCCCGGTATCCGGTCGTTCGGGCTGGCGCACATCGCGCCCGATGACGTGGTCGCGGCGTTCTCAGACCTCGCAGACGCGATCGAAGACTGTCCCCGGGGATGTGGTCACATGGGCCCTCCCGCGGATCCGGAGTGCGCACTGGACACGCTGTCCGGTGCGGCGCAGAGTCGTGTGCAGGCGGCCCGCCGACTTCTGGGTGCGCTGCGGGAAGCCTGA
- the aroA gene encoding 3-phosphoshikimate 1-carboxyvinyltransferase, with the protein MVVSTWPAPSTATPVHATVTVPGSKSQTNRALVLAALAVSQGTSVVSGALRSRDTDLMIAALQTLGVSVETAGGDETELTVSGTLAPKADARIDCGLAGTVLRFLPPVAALSTETVTFDGDEQARARPIAPLLDGLRGLGVHIDGDSLPFTVRGEGKVAGGTVEIDASGSSQFVSGLLLSGATFTDGLTVVHTGADGAAVPSLPHVAMTVSMLRDAGVDVDDTAADRWRVAPGPIAARHWTIEPDLSNAVPFLAAAVVSGGTVRIMGWPSVSTQPAETILSILTSLGSQVRQGDTYLEVQGATSYDGIDVDLRDVGELAPSVAAMAALADPGSVSQLRGIAHLRGHETDRLAALSAEINRIGGQCQETDDGLVITAGQMHGGTWRSYADHRMATAGAIVGLRVPGIEVEDIGTTAKTLPDFPQMWADMLAGQTDDLQADA; encoded by the coding sequence GTGGTTGTGAGCACCTGGCCGGCCCCGTCGACCGCAACCCCAGTCCACGCCACCGTCACGGTGCCCGGGTCGAAGTCACAGACCAACCGGGCACTGGTTCTCGCCGCGCTGGCGGTGTCGCAGGGCACCTCAGTAGTCAGCGGCGCGCTGCGCAGCCGCGACACAGACCTGATGATCGCCGCGCTGCAGACGCTGGGTGTCAGCGTCGAGACGGCAGGCGGCGACGAGACCGAGCTGACGGTCAGCGGCACGCTTGCCCCCAAGGCGGACGCCCGCATCGACTGCGGCCTGGCCGGCACGGTGCTGCGGTTCCTGCCGCCGGTCGCGGCGTTGAGCACCGAAACCGTCACATTCGACGGCGACGAGCAGGCCCGCGCGCGGCCGATCGCCCCGCTGCTCGATGGGTTGCGCGGCCTGGGCGTGCACATCGACGGTGACAGCCTGCCGTTCACGGTGCGTGGCGAGGGCAAGGTCGCGGGCGGCACCGTCGAGATCGATGCGTCCGGCTCGTCGCAGTTCGTGTCGGGTCTGCTGCTGTCCGGCGCCACGTTCACCGACGGACTGACCGTGGTGCACACCGGCGCTGACGGCGCAGCGGTGCCATCCCTACCCCATGTGGCGATGACGGTGTCGATGCTGCGCGACGCCGGCGTGGACGTCGACGACACGGCGGCTGACCGCTGGCGCGTGGCACCCGGCCCCATCGCGGCGCGGCACTGGACCATCGAGCCCGACCTGTCCAACGCGGTGCCGTTCCTCGCCGCAGCAGTGGTCAGCGGCGGCACGGTCCGCATCATGGGTTGGCCGTCTGTGAGCACGCAACCGGCCGAGACCATCCTTTCCATCCTCACCAGCCTGGGATCACAGGTACGCCAAGGTGATACGTATCTCGAAGTGCAGGGCGCGACGAGCTACGACGGTATCGATGTCGATCTGCGCGATGTCGGCGAACTCGCCCCGTCCGTGGCGGCGATGGCCGCGCTGGCCGATCCCGGCTCGGTGTCGCAGTTGCGCGGCATCGCGCATCTGCGCGGCCACGAAACCGATCGGCTGGCCGCCCTGAGCGCGGAGATCAACCGCATCGGCGGGCAGTGCCAGGAGACCGACGACGGCCTCGTCATCACCGCGGGGCAGATGCACGGCGGAACATGGCGGTCCTACGCCGACCACCGGATGGCGACCGCAGGGGCGATCGTCGGCCTGCGGGTGCCCGGCATCGAGGTCGAGGACATCGGCACCACCGCCAAGACGCTGCCCGACTTTCCGCAGATGTGGGCCGACATGCTGGCCGGCCAGACCGACGATCTCCAGGCCGACGCTTGA
- a CDS encoding SOS response-associated peptidase, whose product MCGRFAVTTDPALLAEKIKAIDEATSEEKNVPSANYNVAPTTTVATVVKRHTEPDDESTRRVRLMRWGLVPPWAKTTEGGGPDTSGPLLINARSEKVTSSPAFRSSAKAKRCLVPMDGWYEWQGQKGAKTPFYMFAGDGEPLFMAGLWSTWRPKTKDDDARSSMPLLSCTIITTDSAGPLADIHDRMPLTISERDWDHWLDPDAPMDEGLLRGHGDLDRIEIREVSRLVNSVKNNGPELIEPVEPQAEQGTLL is encoded by the coding sequence ATGTGCGGGCGATTCGCAGTGACGACCGATCCGGCGCTCCTCGCCGAGAAGATCAAGGCGATCGACGAGGCAACGTCGGAGGAGAAGAACGTGCCGTCGGCCAACTACAACGTGGCGCCGACGACAACGGTGGCCACGGTGGTGAAACGGCACACCGAACCCGACGACGAGTCCACGAGGAGGGTCCGGCTGATGCGGTGGGGGCTGGTCCCGCCGTGGGCGAAGACCACCGAGGGGGGCGGGCCGGACACCTCAGGTCCCTTGCTCATCAACGCCCGCTCGGAGAAGGTCACCTCATCGCCCGCGTTCCGCAGTTCCGCCAAGGCCAAGCGTTGCCTGGTGCCGATGGACGGCTGGTACGAGTGGCAGGGACAGAAGGGTGCGAAGACGCCGTTCTACATGTTCGCCGGGGACGGGGAGCCGCTGTTCATGGCGGGGCTGTGGTCGACGTGGCGGCCTAAAACCAAGGACGACGACGCTCGGTCGTCCATGCCCTTGCTCAGCTGCACGATCATCACCACCGACTCGGCGGGTCCGCTGGCCGACATCCACGACCGGATGCCGCTGACCATCAGCGAACGCGACTGGGACCACTGGCTGGACCCCGACGCGCCCATGGACGAAGGACTGTTGCGCGGCCACGGCGACCTGGACCGCATCGAGATCCGTGAGGTGTCACGGTTGGTCAACAGCGTCAAGAACAACGGGCCCGAGCTCATCGAGCCCGTCGAGCCGCAGGCCGAACAAGGCACGCTGCTTTGA